The genomic stretch AGACCGGACAATTTATGAGGATGTCGAGATTTTCGCTCGAACGTTGCATAAGCAACGCTTTATGACGGATCGCGAGTTTGATAACTATTCTTCCCTTTTTGAATGCATGATGGAGTACCTCCGCCCACCGGACGCCATTGTTTATTTGCGGGCTCCTGTCAAAGTGTTGATGGATCGTATTCAATCAAGGGGTCGCGAATCCGAGAAGACTATTCGCATTGAATACTTGACCGAGCTAAACGATGCCTACGATTCATGGATCGACCGGGCTCGAGCGCTAACGCATGTATTGGTGTTCGAGACCGCAGAAATCGATAACGAAGGTGCTGAAGCCTTATCCGACCGGATTATTGCCACCGTGCGCGCCAGCAGCCAACTATCGTTTCTACCAATAGCTTGAAGCGCACTGTTTTCCTTAGTACCTTATTCACAGCGCGTAAAGGCGCTGTTGAAAATTTTCTCCACGCCATATCTGCGCCCGGCTCATCTTATCATCTGTTTTAGTTTGAGTTTATCATGTCAGAACTACCGTTTCGAATTCTCCAGATCGATCACATCGGTATCGCAACTTCGTCGAAAGACCCCTTAGCGAAATTCTTTGCCACGTTGGGCATTCCGAATCTCGGTTCCGAAACCATCGCTGATCAGCATGTCGTTACTGAAATGCATGATGTATCATCTATTCATTTGGAAGTGTTAAACGCGACCGATGAAGAATCACCGATTGCCAAGTTTATAGCGAAAAAAGGGGAAGGATTCCACCACTTGGCATTTCGAGTCGACAATTTGGAAGCGGCATTGGCATACCTTTCCAGTCAAGGCATTCAACTGATTGACACCAAGCCGCGCAAGGGCGCTGGTGGAAAACTAATCGCATTTCTCCACCCGAAATCTACCGGCGGCATTCTCGTGGAATTATCGCAAATCGATCACGCATGAAGTGAATCACAACCGAAGATTCGCTTCGGTGACAACAATCGAAACCACGTATTAATTTGGTTTCCGTTTACGACCGACACCCGCAATTGAGGACGCAATGAGTTCGCATATCAATCCGAAGTGGAGTTTTCCCACTCTCGCCGTTCATGGTTTTGGCGGCACCGATCCCAGAACTGGCGCAGTCGCCCAACCTATCTACCAAACCTCGACTTTTGCTTTCCGCGATACCGACCATGGCGCAGCTCTCTTTGCCGGGACTGAAACCGGATTTATCTACAGTCGGATCAGCAACCCCACCGTACAAGCGTTGGAACAAGAACTGGCGTTTCTGGAGCAGGGAGAAGTCGCGGCTTGCTTCGGCAGCGGTATGGCGGCTATCAGCGCGATTCTCTTTGCCTTCT from bacterium encodes the following:
- the mce gene encoding methylmalonyl-CoA epimerase, with translation MSELPFRILQIDHIGIATSSKDPLAKFFATLGIPNLGSETIADQHVVTEMHDVSSIHLEVLNATDEESPIAKFIAKKGEGFHHLAFRVDNLEAALAYLSSQGIQLIDTKPRKGAGGKLIAFLHPKSTGGILVELSQIDHA
- a CDS encoding deoxynucleoside kinase is translated as MSHLDNRQPFLALAGNIGVGKTTMTNLLSAKLGWEPWFEPVINNPYLDDFYSDMERWSFHLQIYFLSKRFEAQRKILESPRPSIQDRTIYEDVEIFARTLHKQRFMTDREFDNYSSLFECMMEYLRPPDAIVYLRAPVKVLMDRIQSRGRESEKTIRIEYLTELNDAYDSWIDRARALTHVLVFETAEIDNEGAEALSDRIIATVRASSQLSFLPIA